A region from the uncultured Bacteroides sp. genome encodes:
- the rseP gene encoding RIP metalloprotease RseP translates to METFFIRALQLIMSLTLLVVIHEGGHFLFARLFKVRVEKFSLFFDPWFALFKFKPKNSDTEYSIGWLPLGGYVKISGMIDESMDTEQMKQPEQPWEFRSKPAYQRLMIMVGGVVFNFLLALFIYSMILFAWGDSYIPVQKVSQGMQFNETAKAIGFRDGDILLSADGKDFLRYDGDMLRQIADAREVTVLRGNEKVAVYIPEDMMQRLMADSVRFAYYRFPFVVDSVRANSPAQLAGIQPGDSIVALNGRSIAYYDFMNEMDSLKKNATSLRADSIDPHLVTIAYVRAGKVDTLSLATDSLFKIGVIAQRDFTKLLPNIEVRYTLFSSIPAGIGLGVKTLKGYVGDMKYLFSKEGAKQLGGFGTIGSIFPATWDWHQFWYMTAFLSIILAFMNILPIPALDGGHVLFLLYEIVTRRKPSDKFMEYAQMVGMFLLFGLLIWANFNDILRFFF, encoded by the coding sequence ATGGAAACATTCTTTATTCGTGCCCTGCAACTAATTATGAGCTTAACCCTGCTCGTTGTTATTCATGAGGGCGGACACTTTCTTTTTGCCCGCCTTTTTAAAGTAAGGGTAGAGAAGTTTAGTTTATTTTTCGATCCATGGTTTGCTCTTTTTAAGTTCAAGCCTAAGAATAGTGATACCGAATATAGTATTGGTTGGTTGCCATTGGGCGGTTATGTAAAAATATCAGGCATGATAGACGAGTCAATGGATACCGAACAGATGAAACAGCCGGAGCAACCATGGGAATTTCGTTCCAAACCGGCTTATCAACGGCTGATGATTATGGTTGGTGGGGTTGTCTTTAACTTCCTTTTGGCCTTATTTATTTATTCCATGATTCTTTTTGCTTGGGGAGATTCTTATATTCCTGTACAAAAAGTATCTCAGGGAATGCAATTTAATGAAACGGCAAAGGCTATAGGTTTCCGGGATGGTGATATCCTTTTGTCGGCTGACGGTAAAGATTTTCTGCGGTATGATGGTGATATGCTTCGTCAAATAGCCGATGCCCGCGAGGTAACGGTGTTGCGTGGGAACGAAAAAGTGGCGGTCTATATTCCTGAAGATATGATGCAAAGACTGATGGCCGATTCTGTTCGTTTCGCTTATTATCGTTTTCCGTTCGTAGTCGATTCAGTAAGAGCTAATTCTCCGGCTCAACTTGCCGGTATTCAACCGGGAGATAGTATTGTGGCATTGAATGGACGTTCCATTGCTTATTATGATTTTATGAACGAGATGGATTCACTGAAGAAGAATGCAACTTCTCTTCGTGCCGATAGCATTGATCCGCATCTTGTTACCATTGCTTATGTGCGCGCGGGAAAGGTTGATACGTTATCATTGGCCACTGACTCTTTATTTAAAATCGGAGTTATAGCTCAACGGGATTTTACTAAATTATTGCCTAACATTGAGGTTCGTTACACCTTATTTAGTTCTATACCGGCCGGTATTGGCTTGGGCGTGAAAACACTAAAAGGTTATGTAGGTGATATGAAATATTTGTTTTCAAAGGAAGGGGCCAAACAATTGGGCGGATTCGGAACAATAGGAAGTATATTCCCTGCCACATGGGACTGGCATCAATTTTGGTACATGACGGCATTTCTTTCTATTATCCTGGCGTTTATGAACATCCTGCCTATCCCGGCGTTGGATGGCGGGCACGTACTCTTTTTATTGTATGAGATTGTAACCCGACGCAAACCAAGCGATAAATTCATGGAATATGCTCAGATGGTGGGTATGTTTCTGCTCTTTGGTCTGCTCATTTGGGCGAATTTTAATGATATTCTCCGATTCTTTTTCTAA
- the gap gene encoding type I glyceraldehyde-3-phosphate dehydrogenase, whose protein sequence is MKTIKVGINGFGRIGRLVFRAAQTRKDIQIVGINDLLDIDYISYMLRYDTIHGKFDGNVEVKDGKLIVNGNSIRITAEKDPANLNWKEVEAEYIVESTGLFLTNEKAQGHITAGANYVVMSGPSKDDTPMFVPGVNDDKYIKGTQIVSNASCTTNCLALVAKVLNDKFGILEALMTTVHSTTATQKTVDGPSMKDWRGGRAASGNIIPSTTGAAKAVGKVIPELNGKLTGMSFRVPTLDVSVIDLTARLARETTYAEICKAMKEASENSLKGYLEYSDEDLVSSDLIGNSHTAIFDEKAGIQLSPTFVKVVAWYDNEWGFSCKVLNSIATMNKINE, encoded by the coding sequence ATGAAAACAATTAAAGTAGGTATTAACGGCTTCGGCCGTATCGGACGGTTAGTTTTTCGTGCAGCTCAAACCAGAAAAGATATTCAAATAGTTGGCATCAATGACCTCCTTGACATTGACTATATTTCTTATATGCTACGCTATGATACCATCCATGGAAAATTTGACGGAAATGTTGAAGTGAAAGATGGCAAACTTATCGTCAATGGGAACAGTATACGGATTACAGCAGAAAAAGACCCAGCCAATTTGAATTGGAAAGAGGTAGAAGCAGAATACATTGTTGAATCTACAGGTTTATTCTTAACCAACGAAAAAGCACAAGGACATATTACAGCCGGAGCTAATTATGTAGTTATGTCCGGCCCATCAAAAGATGATACGCCAATGTTCGTCCCGGGGGTTAACGACGATAAATATATCAAAGGAACACAAATCGTATCAAATGCATCCTGCACCACCAACTGCCTTGCACTTGTGGCCAAGGTTTTAAATGATAAATTCGGCATACTCGAGGCACTAATGACCACGGTACACTCTACCACAGCAACGCAAAAAACCGTTGACGGACCATCCATGAAAGATTGGAGAGGAGGACGTGCCGCTTCGGGCAACATCATCCCATCTACCACCGGCGCTGCGAAAGCAGTTGGTAAGGTTATTCCTGAATTAAACGGGAAACTAACCGGTATGTCGTTCCGCGTTCCCACATTAGATGTTTCTGTTATTGACCTTACCGCTCGCCTAGCCAGGGAAACAACTTATGCTGAAATTTGCAAAGCAATGAAAGAAGCTTCTGAAAATTCACTAAAGGGATATCTGGAATATAGTGACGAGGATCTTGTTTCTTCGGATCTTATCGGCAATTCTCACACGGCTATTTTCGACGAAAAGGCCGGCATTCAATTAAGTCCGACTTTTGTGAAAGTTGTAGCATGGTACGACAATGAGTGGGGATTCTCCTGCAAAGTGCTGAATTCAATAGCAACTATGAACAAAATCAACGAATAA
- a CDS encoding helix-turn-helix domain-containing protein encodes MQDEHEIRHIVILAPENSTLLNIAGPLEVFDKAIEKFEAIREKMDFEYVTHVVSTGNRKMIATSGGLSILSEGSYKAIDYSIDTLIISALPKLEDYEMNRELIGWLKKQSVSVRRICSICSAAFFLAEAGLLDGKEVTTHWAKSEDLARMYPRVKVEIARIFSKDGNVYTAGGISSGMDLALALVEEDCGKSFALYVARWMVLFLKRPGNQAQFTTPLDCQSINNLSMRSVCEWLLDHFSEDLRIEALAEYAAMSPRNFARVFARELHITPAKYIDKLRVDYACQYLVETQLSLDEIASQCGLKNVDNMRRQFIKILDTTPAQYRKSFLSSFG; translated from the coding sequence ATGCAAGATGAACATGAAATAAGGCATATTGTGATATTGGCTCCGGAGAATTCAACGTTATTAAATATTGCCGGGCCATTAGAGGTCTTTGATAAAGCAATTGAAAAATTTGAGGCTATAAGAGAAAAGATGGATTTTGAGTATGTAACTCATGTCGTCTCAACAGGAAATAGGAAAATGATAGCTACTTCGGGAGGTTTATCCATTTTGTCGGAAGGTAGCTACAAGGCAATCGATTATTCGATTGATACTTTAATTATTTCTGCACTCCCAAAGTTGGAGGATTATGAAATGAATCGGGAGCTGATTGGATGGTTAAAGAAGCAATCAGTCAGTGTTCGCCGAATCTGTTCAATCTGTTCCGCCGCTTTTTTTCTTGCTGAGGCTGGTCTGCTCGACGGAAAGGAAGTGACTACGCATTGGGCAAAAAGTGAAGATTTAGCCAGAATGTATCCCCGTGTTAAAGTGGAAATAGCTCGTATCTTTAGTAAAGACGGAAATGTGTATACTGCCGGAGGGATCAGTTCAGGGATGGATTTGGCATTAGCCTTGGTGGAGGAGGATTGTGGTAAATCTTTTGCTCTGTACGTTGCCCGATGGATGGTCTTATTCCTTAAAAGGCCTGGAAATCAGGCTCAGTTTACGACCCCTTTGGATTGCCAGAGCATAAATAACCTGTCTATGCGTAGCGTTTGTGAATGGTTACTTGATCATTTTAGTGAGGATTTGAGAATAGAGGCATTGGCCGAATATGCGGCAATGAGTCCACGCAATTTTGCCAGAGTATTTGCTCGGGAATTACACATAACTCCGGCGAAATATATTGATAAATTAAGAGTGGACTATGCTTGTCAATATTTAGTGGAGACACAACTGTCGCTGGATGAGATTGCTTCTCAGTGTGGATTGAAAAATGTAGATAACATGCGCCGTCAGTTTATTAAGATACTGGATACAACGCCTGCACAATACAGAAAAAGCTTTCTATCGTCATTCGGGTAG
- a CDS encoding helix-turn-helix domain-containing protein: MNNQGVIDKYIFKGKEYFCSLELVMDMIGGKWKPIVLFHLKDEAMRSGDLQRSLHGISNKMFTQTVRELEQTGLIERIVYPNVPPKVEYKLTPMGESVMPVIDSLNCWGKSLVDTKSKLKR, encoded by the coding sequence ATGAATAATCAAGGAGTTATAGACAAATATATTTTCAAGGGAAAAGAATATTTTTGTTCATTAGAGTTGGTAATGGACATGATTGGCGGCAAATGGAAGCCGATTGTATTATTCCATCTAAAGGATGAAGCCATGCGGTCGGGTGATCTTCAACGCAGCTTACATGGCATTTCCAATAAGATGTTTACCCAGACAGTGAGGGAACTGGAACAAACCGGATTGATAGAACGCATTGTCTATCCTAACGTCCCTCCAAAAGTAGAATACAAACTTACCCCGATGGGCGAATCGGTTATGCCGGTTATTGACTCTCTGAATTGTTGGGGAAAGTCGTTAGTTGATACAAAATCAAAGCTGAAGCGATGA
- a CDS encoding flavodoxin family protein codes for MKVVAINGSPHKKGNTYHALTEIGKQLQENGIDFEIIHLGNQMIHGCIACGGCGKSRDEKCSISTDSVNEYIQQMKLADGIILASPVFYAGIPGTMKSFLDRAFYVSSNNNNLFRHKVGAAVVAVRRTGGSSTFDSMNHYLNYSEMILATSNYWNIIHGRVAGEVLQDAEGIQIMEILGRNMAWLLKMREQTAETLVGPESVDKVFTNFVR; via the coding sequence ATGAAAGTAGTTGCAATTAACGGAAGTCCCCATAAAAAGGGGAATACCTACCATGCATTGACTGAGATTGGTAAACAATTACAAGAGAATGGAATTGATTTTGAAATTATCCATTTGGGTAACCAGATGATCCATGGATGCATTGCATGCGGTGGGTGTGGCAAAAGTAGAGATGAAAAATGTTCGATAAGTACAGATTCCGTCAATGAGTACATTCAGCAAATGAAATTGGCTGATGGTATTATTCTTGCTTCGCCGGTTTTCTATGCCGGCATTCCGGGAACGATGAAGAGCTTTCTGGATAGAGCATTTTATGTATCATCAAACAACAACAATCTTTTTCGTCACAAAGTAGGTGCAGCTGTTGTTGCTGTGCGTCGTACCGGCGGTTCTTCTACTTTCGATAGCATGAATCATTATTTGAACTATTCGGAAATGATTCTTGCAACATCTAATTATTGGAACATAATACACGGACGTGTTGCAGGTGAGGTTCTGCAAGATGCCGAAGGAATACAGATTATGGAGATACTAGGGCGTAATATGGCTTGGTTGCTCAAAATGCGCGAGCAAACTGCAGAGACTCTTGTTGGTCCGGAATCGGTAGATAAGGTTTTTACCAACTTTGTTCGTTAA
- a CDS encoding anhydro-N-acetylmuramic acid kinase, protein MRKVEIEAIGLMSGTSLDGLDVCCCTFTKEEEKWNFNINCAKGYSYPEDLKQKLGTGAQQMSALEFITFHSAYGQFLGKRVNEFMNEFVVKPDIIASHGHTIFHEPKKKIMFQVGDGAAIAAETRIPTVSDFRRLDIMLGGQGAPLVPIGDRLLFADYDYCLNIGGFSNISFEKKGNRIAFDISPVNYVINHYCRQIGLEFDRDGDIARKGNIHQPLLDELNAMTFYHQDGPKSLGREWVETFVYPMLEKYKLSLEDMLCTFYEHAAFQISKIAKSGKLLITGGGAFNLFLVERIQALCPCEIVIPNKQIIEYKEALIFAFLGTLYMCNKPNCLASVTGAPIDNIGGTLFKI, encoded by the coding sequence ATGAGAAAAGTGGAAATAGAAGCTATCGGACTAATGTCCGGCACATCTCTGGATGGACTGGATGTTTGTTGCTGTACCTTTACCAAAGAAGAAGAAAAGTGGAACTTCAATATCAATTGTGCCAAAGGATACTCCTACCCCGAAGATCTAAAGCAAAAATTGGGAACAGGAGCGCAACAGATGAGTGCTTTGGAATTTATCACTTTTCATAGCGCCTATGGACAGTTCCTAGGCAAACGTGTCAATGAATTTATGAATGAATTCGTAGTAAAACCAGATATTATAGCTTCTCATGGACACACCATCTTCCATGAACCTAAAAAGAAAATAATGTTTCAAGTGGGCGATGGAGCCGCTATTGCTGCCGAGACCCGCATCCCTACTGTCTCAGACTTCCGCCGCCTCGACATCATGCTTGGTGGACAAGGTGCGCCACTCGTTCCTATAGGCGACCGTCTCCTCTTTGCCGATTACGACTATTGCCTTAACATTGGAGGTTTCTCAAATATTTCATTCGAGAAAAAGGGTAACCGCATCGCATTCGACATCAGTCCGGTAAATTATGTAATTAACCACTACTGCCGCCAAATAGGTTTGGAGTTCGATCGCGACGGAGATATAGCCCGAAAAGGCAATATTCATCAGCCATTACTCGATGAACTTAATGCGATGACGTTTTACCATCAAGACGGGCCTAAATCACTTGGCCGCGAATGGGTAGAAACATTTGTTTATCCTATGCTCGAGAAATATAAGCTATCCCTAGAAGATATGCTTTGCACATTCTACGAACATGCTGCCTTTCAGATTTCAAAAATAGCAAAAAGCGGAAAATTACTGATTACCGGAGGTGGCGCTTTTAATTTATTCTTAGTAGAACGCATTCAGGCACTATGCCCTTGTGAAATAGTAATTCCCAACAAGCAGATTATTGAATACAAGGAAGCGTTAATATTTGCTTTCCTTGGTACATTGTATATGTGCAACAAGCCAAACTGTCTCGCTTCGGTTACCGGTGCACCAATAGATAATATCGGAGGGACGCTGTTTAAAATATAA
- a CDS encoding dipeptidase — protein MNKIQTYIQENESKIINDLFSLIRIPSISALPEHKDDMMACAQRWMQLLLEAGADEALVMPSAGNPIVFAQKIVSPEAKTVLVYAHYDVMPAEPLDLWKSQPFEPEIRNEHIWARGADDDKGQSFIQVKAFEYLVRNDLLKNNVKFIFEGEEEIGSPSLGAFCEEHKELLKADIILVSDTSMLGADLPSLTTGLRGLAYWEIEVTGPNRDLHSGHFGGAVANPINTLCGMISSVVGTDGRITIPGFYDDVEEVAQAEREMISHIPFNEEEYKAAIGVNALFGEKGYSTLERNSCRPSFDVCGIWGGYTDKGSKTVLPSKAYAKVSCRLVAHQDHHKISKLFADYIHNIAPKSVQVKVTPMHGGQGYVCPISLPAYQAAQKGFEIAFGKKPLAVRRGGSIPIISTFEQVLELKTILMGFGLESNAIHSPNENLPLDIFRKGIEAVVEFYLAYQK, from the coding sequence ATGAACAAAATACAAACCTACATACAAGAGAACGAATCAAAAATAATAAATGACCTTTTCAGTCTCATCCGTATTCCCAGCATTAGCGCACTACCTGAACATAAAGATGACATGATGGCATGCGCGCAACGATGGATGCAATTGCTATTGGAAGCTGGAGCAGACGAAGCACTAGTTATGCCTTCAGCGGGCAATCCGATTGTCTTTGCGCAGAAAATAGTTAGTCCGGAAGCCAAAACAGTACTTGTTTATGCACACTATGACGTAATGCCCGCCGAGCCATTGGATCTTTGGAAGAGTCAACCTTTTGAACCGGAAATCAGGAACGAACATATCTGGGCACGCGGTGCCGACGATGATAAAGGACAATCGTTCATTCAGGTGAAAGCTTTTGAGTATCTGGTTAGAAACGACTTATTAAAGAACAATGTGAAATTTATTTTCGAAGGAGAAGAAGAAATTGGTTCACCCAGCTTAGGAGCTTTTTGTGAGGAACACAAAGAGTTACTAAAAGCAGATATTATTTTGGTCAGCGATACCAGTATGTTGGGAGCCGACTTGCCTTCACTGACTACCGGACTTCGCGGATTGGCTTATTGGGAAATTGAAGTTACCGGACCTAATCGTGATTTACACTCCGGTCACTTTGGCGGAGCAGTAGCTAATCCCATTAATACGCTTTGTGGAATGATAAGCAGTGTAGTAGGTACTGATGGGCGAATCACCATTCCCGGATTTTATGACGATGTGGAGGAGGTTGCGCAAGCAGAACGAGAAATGATTAGCCATATTCCATTTAACGAGGAGGAATACAAAGCTGCTATCGGCGTAAATGCACTCTTCGGAGAAAAAGGGTATTCTACTTTGGAGCGCAATAGTTGTCGTCCTTCTTTTGATGTATGTGGCATTTGGGGTGGATACACGGATAAAGGCTCTAAAACGGTATTGCCCTCTAAAGCCTACGCCAAAGTATCCTGTCGTTTAGTAGCCCATCAGGATCATCACAAAATATCTAAGTTGTTTGCCGATTATATTCATAACATTGCCCCCAAGAGTGTACAGGTAAAAGTGACTCCCATGCATGGTGGACAAGGATATGTGTGCCCCATTTCATTGCCGGCTTATCAGGCAGCGCAAAAAGGATTTGAAATTGCTTTCGGGAAAAAGCCTTTGGCAGTTCGCCGTGGAGGCAGTATTCCCATCATCTCTACCTTTGAGCAAGTTTTGGAACTCAAAACAATATTGATGGGTTTTGGATTGGAATCAAACGCTATTCACTCACCCAACGAAAACCTTCCTTTGGATATTTTCCGTAAAGGCATTGAAGCGGTAGTTGAATTCTATTTGGCTTATCAAAAATAA
- the aroC gene encoding chorismate synthase, giving the protein MFNSFGNILRLTSFGESHGKGIGGVIDGFPAGIRIDMDFVQKELNRRRPGQSSITTSRKETDEVEFLSGIFEGKSTGCPIGFIVWNQNQHSDDYDNMKELYRPSHADYTYNVKYGIRDHRGGGRSSARETISRVVGGALAKLALNQLGIHITAFTSQVGSIRLEKDYKEYNLDAIEDNSVRCPDQEKAKEMQDLIYQIKGEGDTIGGVVTCVIKGCPIGLGQPVFGKLHAALANAMMSINAAKAFEYGDGFKGLKQKGSEQNDVFFNNNGVIDTRTNHSGGMQGGISNGQDIFFRVAFKPVATVLMEQHTVNIDGIDTTLKAKGRHDPCVLPRAVPIVEAMAALTILDFYLIDRTTQL; this is encoded by the coding sequence ATGTTTAATTCATTTGGCAATATTCTCAGATTAACAAGTTTTGGCGAATCTCATGGTAAGGGTATTGGCGGGGTCATAGATGGATTCCCGGCAGGTATTCGCATTGATATGGACTTTGTGCAAAAAGAGCTTAATCGGCGACGTCCGGGGCAGTCTTCTATTACAACCTCTCGCAAAGAGACAGACGAAGTAGAGTTTCTTTCCGGAATCTTCGAAGGAAAATCGACAGGATGCCCAATAGGCTTTATAGTTTGGAATCAAAATCAGCACTCCGATGATTATGACAACATGAAAGAGCTTTATCGCCCTTCACATGCCGACTATACTTATAATGTGAAATATGGTATTCGTGACCATCGGGGAGGTGGACGTTCTTCTGCCCGCGAAACCATATCACGCGTAGTAGGTGGTGCTCTGGCTAAACTTGCCTTGAATCAGCTAGGTATTCACATTACGGCATTCACCTCACAAGTAGGCTCCATCAGGTTAGAGAAAGATTATAAAGAATATAATCTGGATGCCATTGAAGATAATTCGGTAAGATGCCCTGACCAAGAGAAGGCCAAAGAAATGCAAGACTTAATCTATCAAATAAAAGGAGAAGGTGATACGATAGGTGGTGTGGTTACTTGTGTGATTAAAGGATGCCCCATCGGTTTAGGACAGCCGGTATTTGGAAAACTACACGCTGCATTGGCTAACGCCATGATGAGCATCAATGCCGCCAAAGCTTTTGAATACGGTGACGGATTTAAAGGATTGAAGCAAAAAGGCTCTGAGCAAAACGACGTTTTTTTCAATAATAACGGCGTGATAGACACACGTACCAACCATTCGGGAGGTATGCAGGGAGGCATCAGCAACGGCCAGGATATTTTCTTTCGGGTTGCTTTTAAACCTGTGGCTACTGTGTTAATGGAACAGCATACTGTTAATATTGACGGAATTGACACTACGCTGAAAGCCAAAGGACGCCATGACCCTTGTGTTTTACCTCGGGCAGTGCCCATTGTTGAAGCCATGGCAGCATTAACCATACTCGATTTCTACCTAATAGACAGGACTACACAATTATAA
- a CDS encoding GtrA family protein: MGSSQSILRKETSRFAFVGIICTVLHYAIYYILKEYIGFNIAYTIGYVSSFFLNLVLSSKFTFHAIITVKKCFGFGLSHLINYGLHILLLNLFVYIGISKTLAPIPVYAIAIPVNFILVRIVLKSNRL; the protein is encoded by the coding sequence ATGGGAAGTTCGCAAAGTATATTAAGAAAAGAAACTTCTCGCTTTGCTTTTGTCGGTATAATATGTACTGTTCTTCATTACGCGATATATTATATTCTAAAAGAATATATCGGGTTTAATATTGCTTATACGATAGGATATGTTTCTAGTTTTTTTTTAAATCTTGTCTTATCAAGCAAGTTTACTTTTCATGCAATAATCACGGTAAAGAAATGTTTTGGTTTCGGGTTAAGTCATCTGATTAACTATGGTTTACATATTTTATTGTTGAATTTATTTGTTTATATTGGAATATCAAAAACATTAGCTCCGATTCCGGTTTATGCTATTGCAATTCCGGTGAACTTCATTCTAGTAAGAATAGTTTTAAAGTCAAATAGATTATAA
- a CDS encoding glycosyltransferase family 2 protein, which produces MKLAIVVPCYNEQEVLHETAACLCTLLDKLILSGEITNDSFILFVNDGSQDGTWNIINELNHSTKYVAGLNLARNAGHQNALMAGLMIAGKQSDAIVSIDADLQDDVAAIEIMVSEYNKGYDIVYGVRKRRDMDSFFKRNTALFFYKMMRSMGVDLIFNHADFRLISQRVIAQLASYKERNLFLRGVIPLIGYKHSTVCYDRKERFAGESKYPFGKMLNFAIDGITSFSVRPIRMITSLGILLFFVSLVAFIYVISSLIKGDAVPGWASLMISVWFFGSIILICIGIIGEYIGKIYMEVKERPRYNISEELKPQNKNKAEDEIS; this is translated from the coding sequence ATGAAATTAGCCATTGTTGTACCTTGCTATAATGAACAAGAAGTTCTTCATGAAACGGCAGCATGCCTATGTACATTACTGGATAAGCTTATTCTATCAGGAGAAATAACCAATGATAGTTTTATCCTTTTTGTTAATGACGGGAGTCAAGACGGGACATGGAATATTATTAATGAGTTAAATCATTCGACTAAATACGTTGCGGGTCTGAATCTCGCCCGAAATGCAGGGCATCAGAATGCTTTGATGGCAGGGCTGATGATTGCAGGTAAGCAATCTGATGCCATAGTATCTATTGATGCGGATTTGCAAGATGATGTTGCCGCTATAGAAATTATGGTTAGCGAGTACAATAAAGGATATGATATTGTATACGGAGTACGGAAACGAAGAGATATGGATTCTTTTTTCAAAAGAAATACGGCTCTGTTCTTTTATAAAATGATGCGTTCCATGGGCGTAGATTTAATTTTTAATCATGCTGATTTTCGACTGATTAGTCAGCGCGTGATCGCCCAGCTGGCTAGCTATAAAGAACGTAACCTTTTTCTGAGAGGCGTTATTCCTTTAATTGGTTATAAGCATTCGACTGTGTGTTATGACCGAAAAGAACGTTTTGCAGGAGAGTCGAAATATCCTTTTGGTAAAATGTTGAATTTTGCCATTGATGGAATCACTTCATTTTCAGTGAGGCCTATTCGTATGATAACCTCTCTGGGTATTTTATTATTCTTTGTGTCTCTTGTCGCATTTATCTACGTTATTTCTTCTTTGATAAAAGGTGATGCTGTTCCTGGATGGGCTTCTCTTATGATTTCTGTATGGTTCTTTGGCAGTATTATATTGATTTGTATAGGCATTATTGGAGAATATATAGGGAAAATATACATGGAAGTAAAAGAACGTCCAAGATATAACATATCAGAGGAGCTGAAGCCTCAAAATAAAAATAAAGCAGAAGATGAAATAAGTTGA
- a CDS encoding transporter yields the protein MLKFLKDWILPISIIIGAVGYQLFVRLSFITPLLIFAMLLLTFSKISPCELKLKPLHFWLLAIQIIGPLAAYLLLYRFNKLVAEGAVVCIICPTATAAAVITSKLGGSAASVTTYTLLANIGTAIAVPIFFPFIEPQPELTFYESFFLILSKVFPLLISPFLIAWLLQKFMPKAHQILLLRHELAFYLWAFSLTIVSAQTIHSLVHSHADGWTEIMIAFAALIACCLQFFLGRIIGGVYNDRISAGQSLGQKNTILAIWMAQTYLNPLASVGPGSYVLWQNIINSRNLWKKRRSKE from the coding sequence ATGCTGAAGTTTCTAAAAGACTGGATTCTTCCTATATCAATAATCATTGGAGCTGTTGGTTATCAATTATTTGTGCGCTTATCATTCATTACCCCATTACTTATTTTTGCCATGTTATTGCTTACCTTCAGTAAGATATCTCCTTGCGAGCTAAAACTTAAACCTTTGCATTTTTGGCTATTAGCCATTCAAATTATAGGACCTTTGGCTGCTTACCTGCTTCTTTATCGATTCAATAAATTAGTTGCCGAAGGAGCTGTTGTTTGTATTATCTGCCCAACAGCCACTGCAGCAGCAGTAATAACCTCCAAATTGGGAGGTAGTGCTGCGAGCGTAACAACTTATACCCTTTTAGCTAATATCGGAACAGCTATCGCCGTACCGATATTCTTTCCATTTATTGAACCTCAGCCAGAATTGACTTTTTATGAATCGTTTTTTCTCATTTTGAGCAAAGTCTTTCCACTGCTTATTTCTCCATTCCTTATTGCATGGCTACTTCAGAAATTTATGCCTAAAGCACACCAGATATTACTTTTACGCCACGAGTTAGCATTCTATCTTTGGGCTTTTTCTCTTACTATTGTATCAGCCCAAACTATTCATTCTTTGGTACACAGTCATGCAGATGGTTGGACAGAAATCATGATAGCTTTTGCTGCATTGATAGCCTGTTGTCTGCAATTCTTTCTGGGAAGGATAATCGGAGGTGTTTATAATGATCGTATCAGCGCAGGACAATCACTAGGGCAAAAAAATACTATTTTAGCTATATGGATGGCACAAACTTATCTCAACCCTCTAGCCTCAGTAGGGCCCGGTTCATACGTGTTGTGGCAAAATATAATAAATTCCCGAAACCTTTGGAAAAAACGCCGGAGTAAAGAATAG